In Mastomys coucha isolate ucsf_1 unplaced genomic scaffold, UCSF_Mcou_1 pScaffold5, whole genome shotgun sequence, one genomic interval encodes:
- the Flcn gene encoding folliculin, producing MNAIVALCHFCELHGPRTLFCTEVLHAPLPQGAGSGDSPGQVEQAEEEEGGIQMSSRVRAHSPAEGASTESSSPGPKKSDMCEGCRSLAVGHPGYISHDKETSIKYVSHQHPNHPQLFSIVRQACVRSLSCEVCPGREGPIFFGDEQHGFVFSHTFFIKDSLARGFQRWYSIITIMMDRIYLINSWPFLLGRIRGIISELQGKALKVFEAEQFGCPQRAQRMNTAFTPFLHQRNGNAARSLTSLTSDDNLWACLHTSFAWLLKACGSRLTEKLLEGAPTEDTLVQMEKLADLEEESESWDNSEAEEEEKAPATPEGAEGRELTSCPTESSLLSACGSWQPPKLSVFKSLRHMRQVLGAPSFRMLAWHVLMGNQVIWKSRDVNLVHSAFEVLRTMLPVGCVRIIPYSSQYEEAYRCNFLGLSPPVPIPAHVLASEFVVVVEVHTATRSNLHPAGCEDDQSLSKYEFVVTSGSPVAADRVGPTILNKIEAALTNQNLSVDVVDQCLICLKEEWMNKVKVLFKFTKVDSRPKEDTQKLLSVLGASEEDNVKLLKFWMTGLSKTYKSHLMSTVRSPTAAESRN from the exons ATGAATGCCATTGTTGCTCTCTGCCACTTCTGCGAGCTCCATGGCCCCCGCACGCTCTTTTGCACGGAAGTTCTACACGCTCCCCTGCCCCAGGGTGCAGGAAGTGGGGACAGTCCTGGCCAGGTTgagcaggctgaggaagaggagggcgGCATCCAGATGAGCAGCCGGGTCCGTGCTCACAGCCCAGCTGAGGGTGCCAGCACTGAGTCCAGCAGCCCCGGGCCCAAGAAGTCGGACATGTGTGAG GGCTGCCGATCACTTGCTGTAGGGCACCCGGGCTATATCAGTCATGATAAAGAGACCTCTATTAAGTATGTCAGTCATCAGCACCCCAACCATCCACAGCTCTTCAGCATTGTCCGCCAGGCCTGTGTACGGAGCCTGAGCTGCGAG GTCTGCCCTGGTCGTGAAGGCCCCATCTTCTTTGGTGATGAGCAACACGGCTTTGTGTTCAGCCACACCTTCTTCATCAAAGACAGCCTGGCCAGAGGCTTCCAGCGCTGGTACAGCATCATTACCATCATGATGGATCGGATCTACCTCATCAACTCCTGGCCCTTCCTGTTGGGGAGAATCCGAGGGATCATCAGCGAGCTCCAGGGCAAGGCCCTCAAG GTGTTTGAGGCAGAGCAGTTTGGATGTCCACAGCGTGCCCAGAGGATGAACACTGCCTTCACGCCTTTCTTGCACCAGAGGAATGGCAACGCTGCCCGCTCTCTGACTTCCTTGACCAGTGACGACAACTTGTGGGCGTGTCTGCACACTTCCTTTGCCTG GCTCCTGAAGGCATGTGGTAGCAGGCTGACAGAAAAGCTTTTAGAGGGTGCTCCCACAGAGGACACCCTGGTCCAGATGGAGAAGCTTGCTG ACTTAGAGGAAGAATCAGAAAGTTGGGACAATTCAGAGGCcgaagaggaggagaaagcccCTGCTACGCCAGAGGGTGCTGAAGGGCGAGAGCTGACCAGTTGCCCAACAGAGTCATCGCTTCTCTCAGCCTGTGGGAGCTGGCAGCCCCCAAAGCTTTCCGTCTTCAAGTCCCTTCGACACATGAGACAG GTCTTGGGCGCCCCATCTTTCCGTATGTTGGCCTGGCATGTCCTCATGGGAAATCAGGTGATCTGGAAAAGCAGAGATGTGAACCTGGTCCATTCAGCATTTGAAGTCCTCCGG ACCATGCTGCCTGTGGGCTGTGTCCGAATCATCCCTTACAGCAGCCAGTATGAGGAGGCCTATCGCTGCAACTTCCTTGGCCTCAGCCCTCCCGTGCCTATCCCTGCTCATGTTCTGGCCTCAG AATTTGTAGTTGTCGTCGAGGTCCACACGGCCACTCGCTCAAACCTCCACCCTGCTGGGTGCGAGGACGACCAGTCCCTCAGCAAGTACGAGTTTGTGGTGACCAGTGGTAGCCCTGTGGCTGCAGACCGAG TTGGGCCCACTATCCTGAATAAGATTGAAGCGGCTCTGACCAACCAGAACCTGTCTGTGGATGTGGTGGACCAGTGCCTCATCTGTCTCAAGGAGGAGTGGATGAA CAAAGTGAAAGTCCTGTTTAAATTCACCAAGGTGGACAGTCGCCCCAAGGAGGACACACAGAAGCTCCTGAGCGTCCTAGGCGCATCCGAGGAGGACAACGTTAAACTGCTGAAGTTCTGGATGACAGGCCTGAGCAAAACCTACAAGTCCCATCTCATGTCCACAGTCCGAAGCCCCACGGCTGCAGAGTCACGGAACTAA